Proteins found in one Zea mays cultivar B73 chromosome 1, Zm-B73-REFERENCE-NAM-5.0, whole genome shotgun sequence genomic segment:
- the LOC100272896 gene encoding uncharacterized protein LOC100272896 yields the protein MPTAYSLRAPPSASQQRLRLPLPPPPPPLPFCPGGGAARRRRGVGVASASASPFDELHARGRPVHGPSKKSMLWNLIQDIEPLDLSVIQKDVAPETVDAMKRTISGMLGLLPSDQFRVIVEALWNPFFKLLVSSIMTGYTLRNAEYRLSFERNLELPEEGVECLKSDVTEDNHHNINLGRPVTIFRLSEEDMPQDPGKTDEASSYENMGEELGDLTPQAEEYIIQMQSHLNAMKKELHDLRRKNSALQMQQFVGEEKNDLLDYLRSLTPEKVAELSESTSPGVQETIHSVVHGLLATLSPKVHSKAPPPLDNISGGVLNLGGEDDDRAELVENASLPFQPLISVPRDYLARLLFWCMLLGHYIRGLEYRLELARLLRISSVGSFSGGDDHVV from the exons ATGCCGACCGCCTACAGCCTCCGCGCGCCGCCCTCCGCCTCGCAGCAGCGCCTCAGGCTGCCCCTACCGCCGCCCCCGCCGCCGCTGCCGTTTTGCCCGGGTGGAGGGGCCGCCCGCCGGAGGAGGGGTGTCGGGGTGGCGTCTGCGTCCGCGTCGCCCTTCGACGAGCTGCACGCGCGGGGGAGGCCCGTACATGGACCCTCCAAG AAATCCATGCTCTGGAACTTGATCCAGGATATAGAGCCCTTGGACCTAAGTGTCATCCAGAAAGATGTTGCTCCTGAAACAGTAGATGCAATGAAGAGGACTATTTCTGGCATGTTGGGTCTTCTTCCATCTGATCAGTTCCGTGTCATTGTAGAAGCCCTTTGGAATCCCTTCTTCAAGTTATTGGTATCTTCAATTATGACTGG GTATACTCTGCGAAATGCTGAATACAGGCTTTCTTTTGAAAGAAATCTAGAACTGCCTGAAGAAGGTGTAGAATGCCTAAAAAGTGATGTCACTGAAGATAATCATCATAACATCAATTTGGGAAGACCTGTCACTATTTTTAGATTATCCGAAGAAGACATGCCTCAGGACCCTGGAAAAACCGATGAAGCATCATCTTATGAAAATATGGGAGAAGAGCTTGGTGACTTAACACCACAGGCAGAGGAGTATATTATTCAGATGCAATCTCATTTGAATGCCATGAAAAAG GAGTTACATGATCTCAGGAGAAAGAATTCTGCCTTACAGATGCAGCAGTTTGTTGGGGAGGAAAAAAACGACTTGCTGGACTATTTGAGGTCATTAACACCAGAGAAG GTTGCTGAACTATCAGAATCGACGTCTCCCGGTGTGCAAGAAACTATTCATTCTGTGGTTCATGGTTTGCTTGCTACTCTTTCCCCCAAGGTACATTCAAAGGCCCCTCCACCGCTAGATAACATTTCTGGTGGTGTTCTAAACCTTGGGGGCGAGGATGATGATCGTGCAGAACTTGTGGAGAATGCTTCCCTCCCATTTCAGCCCCTAATATCTGTTCCCCGTGATTATCTTGCACGTTTGCTGTTCTG GTGCATGCTGCTGGGTCACTACATTCGGGGTCTGGAGTACCGGTTAGAGCTTGCTCGGCTTCTGCGAATATCCAGCGTGGGTTCTTTCTCTGGTGGAGATGATCATGTTGTTTGA